Proteins found in one Pseudochaenichthys georgianus chromosome 13, fPseGeo1.2, whole genome shotgun sequence genomic segment:
- the olfcu1 gene encoding olfactory receptor CU1 yields the protein MGSKELCLERGVLKEEETCVKLADSEPLALQSGGDVVIGGLFPLHFVAPKPQNSYHSKPQLTPCKGFDHRAFRWMMTMVFAVEEINRNTSLLPGVKLGYRIMDSCDHVHTSLRALMSLVSHSKAWMGELDMPKETLPSCLVDYPVPAVIGLASSTPARAVAHTLGPFNIPLVSFFATCTCLTNKDSYPSFLRTVPSDLFQLRGLVQLVTFLSWLWVGTIGTTDDYSQYGIQAFSSQFKKQGGCVAFHLIIPKSPSVTELQDIANKLQSSTAQVVVVFATEGQLLDLFLELAERNVTGIQWVASEAWVTASLLTSPHFHPILEGTLGFSFPGVMIPDLEEFLLNVRPSPKPGHEFVNMFWEDLFGCRLEFRGEGAAEKPLCTGSEDLRFTESSYTDVSKVRISYNVYKAVYAIAHALHTLLKSDSAGHSKSFTSSQLLQHLKKVNFTNQFEEKVYFDSNGEPVPLYDIINWQKDSKGKIRFVKVGSYDGSALFRQQLQIDHSTIVWTEGQSQVPISQCSAPCLPGTRQARRLGEPHCCFDCLPCADGEFSNQTGSTECTKCPEYHWPDKEKVTCVAGIEEFLSFHDAMGIILVALTLLGVVLTTIVTVVFHRFRTTPIVKANNSEISFLLLLSLKLCFLCSLVFIGQPSVWTCRLRQATFAISFVLCLSCLLVKTIVVLLAFRANEHASRALKLFGPCQQRSLIICTIAPQVCLCAGWLLGAPSFPFKNPNYQASTGKIIVECKEPWPPGFYLVLGYIGFLAFICFLLAFLARKLPDSFNEAKLITFSMLIFCAVWISFIPAYVSSPGKLTVAVEVFAILASSFGLLLCIFFPKCYIILLQPQRNTKKGMTGRT from the exons ATGGGAAGTAAAGAGCTATGTTTAGAGAGAGGTGTGTTGAAAGAAGAAGAGACT TGTGTGAAACTGGCGGACAGTGAGCCTTTGGCCCTGCAGTCGGGAGGGGATGTTGTGATTGGAGGGCTGTTCCCTCTGCATTTTGTGGCTCCTAAGCCGCAGAACAGCTACCACAGCAAACCCCAGCTCACACCTTGCAAGGG CTTTGATCATAGAGCTTTCCGCTGGATGATGACCATGGTCTTTGCAGTGGAGGAAATTAATCGTAATACCAGCCTCTTACCAGGTGTTAAACTAGGCTACCGGATAATGGACAGCTGTGACCATGTACACACCAGCCTGCGAGCTCTTATGTCTTTAGTCAGTCACTCTAAAGCCTGGATGGGAGA ATTAGATATGCCAAAGGAAACTTTGCCCTCATGTCTGGTGGATTATCCCGTACCTGCTGTGATTGGCCTTGCATCTTCTACCCCAGCAAGAGCTGTAGCTCATACACTCGGTCCTTTCAATATCCCGCTG GTGAGCTTTTTTGCCACTTGTACTTGTCTTACTAACAAGGACTCATACCCGTCATTCTTGCGGACTGTACCTAGTGATCTCTTTCAACTTAGAGGTCTTGTTCAGCTGGTTACCTTCCTCAGCTGGCTCTGGGTAGGCACTATTGGCACCACG GATGACTACAGTCAATATGGCATCCAAGCATTTTCTAGTCAGTTTAAAAAACAGGGTGGGTGTGTGGCATTTCATCTGATTATCCCAAAATCACCCTCTGTGACTGAGTTACAAGACATTGCCAACAAGCTGCAGAGTTCAACTGCACAGGTAGTGGTGGTCTTTGCAACAGAGGGACAGCTGCTGGATCTGTTCTTAGAG CTGGCTGAGAGAAATGTGACAGGGATTCAGTGGGTAGCTAGTGAAGCCTGGGTCACAGCTAGCCTGCTGACCTCTCCCCACTTCCACCCTATCCTAGAAGGCACACTGGGATTTTCCTTCCCTGGAGTCATGATACCTGACTTGGAAGAGTTCCTGTTGAATGTCCGTCCCTCTCCCAAACCGGGACATGAATTTGTCAACATGTTCTGGGAAGACCTGTTTGGCTGCAGGCTAGAGTTTAGAGGGGAAG GTGCTGCTGAAAAGCCTCTATGCACTGGTTCAGAGGATCTGAGGTTCACTGAAAGCAGTTATACTGATGTATCTAAGGTCAGAATATCATATAATGTCTATAAAGCTGTATATGCCATCGCCCATGCTCTGCACACTTTACTGAAGTCTGATTCTGCAGGACATAGCAAGTCATTTACTTCTAGTCAG TTGCTGCAACATCTGAAGAAAGTGAATTTCACCAACCAGTTTGAGGAGAAGGTATATTTTGACTCAAATGGAGAGCCGGTACCTCTCTATGACATCATTAACTGGCAGAAAGACAGCAAGGGTAAAATAAG ATTTGTCAAAGTGGGAAGCTATGACGGTTCGGCTCTATTCAGACAACAATTGCAGATAGATCACAGCACCATTGTCTGGACCGAAGGACAGTCACAG GTTCCTATATCTCAGTGCAGTGCACCATGCCTCCCTGGCACCAGGCAGGCCAGACGTTTAGGAGAGCCACACTGCTGTTTTGATTGTTTGCCCTGTGCAGATGGAGAGTTCAGCAACCAGACTG GATCCACTGAATGCACAAAATGCCCTGAATATCATTGGCCAGACAAAGAAAAGGTGACATGTGTGGCCGGGATTGAAGAATTCCTGTCTTTCCACGACGCCATGGGTATCATTCTAGTTGCACTTACACTGCTGGGTGTTGTCCTGACAACTATCGTCACTGTTGTCTTTCACCGTTTCCGTACCACACCGATTGTGAAGGCAAACAACTCAGAAATCAGTTTCCTGCTTCTTCTGTCACTCAAGCTCTGCTTCTTGTGTTCCTTGGTGTTTATTGGACAGCCCTCTGTTTGGACATGTAGACTCCGCCAGGCAACATTTGCGATTAGTTTTGTCCTCTGTCTGTCTTGTCTCCTTGTTAAGACCATTGTGGTTCTCTTGGCCTTCCGGGCTAATGAACATGCTTCCAGGGCTCTCAAGCTGTTTGGTCCCTGTCAACAGAGGTCTCTGATCATCTGCACTATAGCTCCTCAG GTTTGTCTGTGTGCTGGTTGGCTTTTGGGTGCACCTTCCTTCCCATTCAAGAACCCAAACTACCAAGCCTCAACTGGAAAA ATCATTGTGGAATGTAAGGAGCCATGGCCCCCTGGATTTTATCTGGTCCTGGGCTACATTGGTTTTCTGGCCTTCATCTGCTTTCTCCTGGCGTTCCTCGCACGCAAGCTTCCTGATAGCTTCAATGAGGCGAAGCTCATCACTTTCAGCATGCTGATCTTCTGTGCCGTTTGGATTTCTTTCATCCCAGCTTATGTCAGCTCTCCTGGGAAGCTCACTGTGGCTGTGGAAGTGTTTGCTATATTAGCGTCCAGTTTTGGACTGTTACTTTGCATTTTTTTCCCCAAATGTTACATAATTTTATTGCAGCCtcaaagaaacacaaaaaaaGGCATGACTGGAAGAACTTAA
- the LOC139434942 gene encoding uncharacterized protein yields the protein MKMTVAKKELYELRMTNPTIEMITAWAVDTVADDDILSQPPPLSPVNECDNPDCKEWRLEANAVRAQRDIYAAEVKSLRCKLQQRIKDKRQRMDQRAGDMPAFDGEERERVILKKRPRPESTPTRLSKSKGPSCSKSPIPACSTSPIPACSTSPIPACSKSPTGSHTHSPSSSEPASIHTEASSTSPPINSPWFRGRGRGNIMRDITFPRIMEEYLQGYREHYAGIDPPVRLQENTVSKLSRVKSFLSFMAHGFNRLSDWLFLRDLKRIRGWSRSLMKSSLQVTTSDFYIKNISHFLKYMADTPCKGSRLSQTDMILIKREVVAILKSLKRKVLIHQMQVKRDKMEGLPSHNDLMTCLTSTTTRIPQLLDVMASNPTTATRTLLYGYMTLHWSCIYGHRPGVYSNMTNAEVRKADTTGTAFGYLVHVSNHKTANAFGEAQLYLTVEEFGWMKRWLEIKGTLTCTQSRYFLYTEGKNPFRKLAYSLRLAWADVGLRSPINFTDLRTVHADNAKRFQDKGNRQRVSDFMCHNTATADKFYANNPSLKEAADIRLLFTQSLQAAAAASTAAAGNEDTFAGIDIDSDNSGEEHSPAPYQDSLPRHVPKRDQSLAEHNPSDMGEERVPYSAPTSPTVASDQLVNMQCVVVISPLVNTLYPV from the exons atgaaaatgacagtggccaagaaggagctttatgaactccgaatgacaaaccccacaatagaaatgattaccgcttgggctgttgacacggtggcagacgacgatatactgtcacaacctccacccttgtccccggtgaatgaatgtgacaacccggactgcaaagaatggaggctggaggctaacgcagtgagggctcagcgggacatatatgctgctgaggtgaaatccctgcgctgcaagttgcagcagaggataaaggacaagcgacagaggatggatcagcgggccggggacatgcccgcgttcgatggggaggaacgagagcgggtcattctgaagaaacgaccccgaccagagtcgacaccaacgaggctgtccaagtcgaaaggtccctcctgcagcaagtctcccattcctgcctgcagcacgtctcccattcccgcctgcagcacgtctcccattcccgcctgcagcaagtcccccactggctctcacacccattcacccagctcctcagagcctgcatccatccataccgaggcctcgtcaacctcccctcccataaattccccctggttccggggcaggggccggggaaatataatgcgggacataacattcccacggatcatgg aggagtatctgcaaggataccgggagcattatgcaggtatcgacccaccagtgaggctccaggaaaacacagtctccaaactaagcagagtgaagtcgttcctcagtttcatggcacacggtttcaatcgcctgtctgactggctctttttgagggatctcaagaggatacgcgggtggtcccggagcctgatgaagtcaagccttcaggtcacgacctccgacttctacatcaagaatatatcacactttctcaagtacatggccgacacaccgtgcaaggggagcaggctcagccaaacggacatgattttaatcaaacgggaagtagttgccatcctgaagtccctgaagagaaaagtacttatccaccagatgcaagtgaagcgtgacaagatggaaggtctgccgagccacaacgacctaatgacatgcttgacttcgaccaccactcgcatccctcagctcctggatgtgatggccagcaatccgactaccgcgacccggacactgctctatgggtatatgactcttcattggagctgcatttatggccaccgtccgggggtctactccaacatgaccaacgccgaggtccgaaaggcggatacaactggcactgccttcggctacctggttcat gtaagtaaccacaagacggccaacgcgttcggggaggcgcagctgtacctcaccgtagaagaatttggatggatgaagaggtggctggaaattaagggtacgctgacctgcacccagagccgttactttctgtacacagaggggaagaacccgttcaggaagcttgcctactccctgaggttggcatgggctgatgtggggctccgcagtcccattaacttcaccgacctccgcacagtccacgccgataatgcgaagaggtttcaagacaaaggcaaccgccaaagagtgagtgatttcatgtgtcacaacactgcaactgcggacaaattttacgcgaataatccttctttgaaggaggctgcggacattcggttgctcttcacacagtcacttcaagcagcggcggcggcatcgacagcagcagcgggaaatgaagacacttttgcgggtattgacatcgacagtgacaactctggagaggagcacagcccggctccctaccaagactccctaccaagacatgtcccgaagagggaccagtcactggccgaacacaacccctcagacatgggtgaagagagggtgccatactctgccccaacttcacccactgttgccagtgatcaacttgtaaatatgcagtgtgttgttgtaatcagtccccttgtaaatacgttatatcctgtttga